A single window of Actinoallomurus bryophytorum DNA harbors:
- a CDS encoding S8 family peptidase has product MRRLRAGLTLALTGLVIAGAPAAARADTHPASPPASSPPGRSYTVTLLTGDVVHLRTRAGGPPLVSVDPGPGRRSVLFRRDILPDGTVRVIPLDVAAKIGSVYDPALFDVTALIKDGDDDAHRSDLPLIVQHGSGMRALAAGRTLSSLGATAVRQPKKQALTPKATSAAGVRHIWLDRKVRATALDHNLDQIGAPAAWKASATGKGVKVAVLDTGVDATHPDLKGRIAEQKNFSESPDTVDRYGHGTHVAATIAGTGAAANGERRGVAPDADLMIGKVLGDDGYGDESAIIAGMEWAAANAPIVSMSLGGYSDDPANEPMTKALDDLTAKDGTLFVVAAGNDGERDTIEAPGIAGSALTVGAVDGQDQVAGFSSRGGRTVLKPEIAAPGVGVVAARAAGTTMGHAVDANYTSADGTSMATPHVAGAAADLLQKHPSWDAAHLKAALVSTADATSGTVYQTGAGRLDIGTAATATVTGDQATAAFGSVPHGSTAALTKQLTWTNTGTTAVTLRLSATLSDAHGKAATALSLPSAVSVPAGGSAGVTLSLDPKRLTSAGEYGGVVTAKAAGVSLRTPVGAFAEPETHTLTVKATALPDTPDGAMSGWVGVSDLDDYTLFSQSVAFDADGTAKITVPSGRYIVLGEIDDTTAGKERAVLAGTAELTVDGDLTLPLDASRAEPLRISAPGMTPDPDAAQGLQIERSVGDDTWVASVYSFGGSPAVYTVPIAAVRTGVLRAYVFTRLTDGGKTVEDVLHDLDGSVPASVDYRPDPKSLARIDQRFGAINGDVKDPVGEIRYGIDPAGFLVSEGDSQAPAGSTRTDYVTTEPGIQWADEAAPPNLGRGLWVTELPVRRYAAGSTQTSEWVRQPFRPGPYSATGATPSECAPGASTRSRGNIHVELVDLQDLTDGFDCLTDMPEWDAVSTRSMKLYAGDTLEGTVDRSYGDFTVPATAGTYRLDYDLDASRALPISTKTSTEWTFHSNPVEERLPLLLVDYRLPLDLLNRPNGDTATFTVSRVAGAASAKATGLKLWTSLDDGTTWQAADVSGTGGKYSATLPHAGKGQAVSLRVQATDSGGSKIDQAILRAYFGA; this is encoded by the coding sequence ATGAGAAGACTCAGAGCAGGTCTCACCCTTGCTCTCACAGGCCTGGTGATCGCCGGAGCACCGGCCGCCGCCCGTGCCGACACCCACCCCGCCTCCCCGCCCGCGTCCTCTCCCCCGGGCCGTTCGTACACGGTGACCCTGCTGACCGGGGACGTCGTGCACCTGCGCACCCGGGCGGGCGGGCCACCGCTCGTGTCGGTGGACCCGGGGCCGGGACGGCGTTCCGTGCTCTTCCGCCGGGACATCCTCCCCGACGGGACCGTGCGGGTCATCCCGCTCGACGTCGCGGCCAAGATCGGCAGCGTCTATGACCCGGCGCTGTTCGACGTCACCGCGCTGATCAAGGACGGTGACGACGACGCGCACCGGTCCGACCTGCCGCTGATCGTGCAGCACGGCTCGGGCATGCGCGCCCTGGCCGCGGGCCGTACGCTCTCGAGCCTGGGCGCGACCGCGGTGCGGCAGCCGAAGAAACAGGCCCTCACGCCGAAGGCCACGAGCGCGGCCGGCGTACGCCACATCTGGCTCGACCGTAAGGTGCGCGCCACGGCGCTGGACCACAACCTCGACCAGATCGGCGCGCCCGCGGCCTGGAAGGCGTCCGCCACCGGGAAGGGCGTCAAGGTCGCCGTCCTGGACACCGGCGTCGACGCGACCCACCCCGACCTGAAGGGCCGGATCGCGGAGCAGAAGAACTTCAGCGAGTCCCCGGACACGGTCGACCGCTACGGGCACGGCACCCACGTGGCCGCGACGATCGCGGGCACCGGAGCCGCGGCGAACGGCGAGCGCCGCGGCGTGGCCCCCGACGCCGACCTGATGATCGGCAAGGTCCTCGGCGACGACGGCTACGGCGACGAGTCCGCGATCATCGCGGGCATGGAGTGGGCGGCGGCCAACGCGCCGATCGTCAGCATGAGCCTCGGCGGATACTCCGACGACCCGGCGAACGAGCCGATGACCAAGGCCCTCGACGACCTGACCGCCAAGGACGGCACCCTGTTCGTCGTGGCCGCCGGCAACGACGGAGAACGGGACACCATCGAGGCCCCCGGCATCGCGGGTTCGGCGCTCACGGTCGGCGCCGTGGACGGCCAGGACCAGGTCGCCGGCTTCTCCAGCCGTGGCGGCCGCACCGTCCTGAAGCCGGAGATCGCGGCACCGGGCGTCGGCGTCGTCGCCGCCCGCGCCGCGGGCACCACGATGGGCCACGCCGTCGACGCGAACTACACCTCCGCCGACGGCACCTCGATGGCCACCCCGCACGTCGCCGGGGCCGCCGCGGACCTGCTGCAGAAACACCCGTCGTGGGACGCCGCCCATCTGAAGGCCGCGCTCGTCTCCACTGCGGACGCGACGAGCGGCACCGTCTACCAGACCGGTGCCGGACGCCTCGACATCGGTACGGCGGCCACCGCGACGGTCACCGGTGACCAGGCGACCGCGGCGTTCGGATCGGTCCCGCACGGCTCGACCGCGGCTCTCACGAAGCAGCTCACCTGGACGAACACCGGAACGACGGCCGTGACCCTGCGGCTGTCCGCCACGCTGTCCGACGCCCACGGAAAGGCCGCGACGGCGCTCTCCCTGCCATCGGCGGTGAGCGTTCCGGCCGGCGGATCCGCCGGCGTCACGTTGTCGCTCGACCCGAAACGGCTCACGAGTGCCGGTGAGTACGGCGGTGTCGTGACCGCGAAGGCGGCGGGCGTCTCACTGCGCACGCCGGTCGGCGCGTTCGCCGAGCCCGAGACCCACACGCTGACGGTGAAGGCCACGGCGCTCCCGGACACGCCGGACGGCGCCATGAGCGGATGGGTCGGTGTGTCCGACCTGGACGATTACACGCTGTTCTCGCAATCGGTCGCGTTCGACGCGGACGGCACCGCGAAGATCACCGTGCCCTCCGGGCGGTACATCGTCCTCGGCGAGATCGACGACACGACCGCGGGCAAGGAGCGCGCGGTCCTCGCCGGGACCGCCGAGCTGACCGTGGACGGCGACCTGACGCTGCCACTCGACGCCTCACGCGCCGAGCCGCTCCGCATCTCGGCGCCGGGCATGACACCCGATCCCGACGCGGCGCAGGGCCTGCAGATCGAGCGGAGCGTCGGCGACGACACCTGGGTCGCCTCCGTGTACAGCTTCGGCGGCTCGCCGGCCGTCTACACGGTCCCGATCGCCGCCGTACGTACCGGCGTCCTACGGGCGTACGTATTCACCCGGCTGACCGACGGCGGCAAGACCGTCGAGGACGTGCTGCACGACCTCGACGGCAGCGTCCCGGCGTCGGTGGACTACCGGCCCGACCCGAAGAGCCTGGCCCGCATCGACCAGCGGTTCGGCGCGATCAACGGGGACGTCAAGGACCCGGTCGGCGAGATCCGGTACGGCATCGACCCTGCCGGGTTCCTGGTGTCCGAGGGCGACAGCCAGGCGCCGGCCGGCTCGACCCGTACCGACTACGTCACCACCGAGCCCGGCATCCAGTGGGCGGACGAGGCCGCCCCGCCGAACCTCGGCCGGGGGTTGTGGGTCACCGAGCTGCCCGTGCGGCGGTACGCGGCGGGCAGCACGCAGACCAGTGAGTGGGTACGCCAGCCGTTCCGGCCGGGCCCCTACTCCGCGACGGGCGCGACACCGAGTGAATGCGCTCCGGGCGCGAGCACCCGCAGCCGCGGGAACATCCACGTCGAGCTGGTCGACCTGCAGGACCTTACTGACGGCTTCGACTGCCTGACCGACATGCCGGAATGGGACGCCGTCAGCACCCGATCCATGAAGCTGTACGCGGGCGACACCCTCGAAGGCACCGTCGACCGGTCCTACGGCGACTTCACCGTGCCGGCCACGGCCGGAACGTACCGCCTGGACTACGACCTGGACGCGTCGCGTGCACTGCCGATCTCCACGAAGACCTCGACCGAGTGGACGTTCCACTCGAACCCGGTCGAGGAGCGGCTCCCGCTGCTGCTGGTGGACTACCGGCTGCCGCTGGACCTGCTCAACCGGCCCAACGGCGACACCGCGACGTTCACCGTCTCCCGCGTCGCGGGCGCGGCCTCGGCCAAGGCCACCGGCCTGAAGCTGTGGACCTCGCTGGACGACGGCACGACCTGGCAGGCCGCCGACGTGTCGGGCACGGGCGGGAAGTACTCCGCCACGCTGCCGCACGCCGGCAAGGGCCAGGCCGTCTCCCTGCGCGTCCAGGCCACCGACTCCGGCGGAAGCAAGATCGACCAGGCCATCCTCCGCGCCTACTTCGGCGCCTGA
- a CDS encoding proline dehydrogenase family protein: MLRQVLLAASRSGGVRRLVETAPYTRNVVRRFVAGESVAGALAVTEQLISDGLLITLDHLGEDTVEASQAETITGRYEELLGRLAQNGSGSRAEVSVKLTALGQLLDDGEKIALENARRVCAAARDANTTVTLDMEDHTTVDSTLRVLRKLREEFPSTGAVIQAYLRRAEEYCAALADEGSRVRLCKGAYSAPESVAFTGRDEIDRSYVRCMKVLMGGRGYPMLATHDPRLIEIGGSLAGLHGREPDSFEYQMLYGIRPNEQRRLARLGAQVRVYVPYGEQWYGYLMRRLAERPANLGFFLRSLATKS, from the coding sequence TTGCTCCGCCAGGTCCTTTTGGCCGCCTCGCGCAGCGGCGGCGTACGCAGGCTCGTTGAGACCGCGCCCTACACCAGAAATGTCGTCAGAAGGTTCGTCGCGGGCGAGTCCGTGGCCGGAGCCCTTGCCGTCACCGAACAACTCATCTCCGACGGCCTGCTCATCACCCTCGACCATCTCGGCGAGGACACCGTCGAGGCGTCACAGGCCGAGACCATCACCGGCCGGTACGAAGAGCTGCTCGGCCGGCTCGCCCAGAACGGCTCCGGTTCCCGCGCCGAGGTCTCGGTCAAGCTCACCGCGCTCGGCCAGCTCCTCGACGACGGAGAGAAGATCGCGCTGGAGAACGCCCGGCGCGTCTGCGCGGCCGCGCGCGACGCGAACACGACGGTGACCCTCGACATGGAGGATCACACGACGGTCGACTCGACCCTTCGCGTCCTGCGGAAGCTGCGCGAGGAGTTCCCCTCCACCGGCGCGGTCATCCAGGCCTACCTCCGGCGCGCCGAGGAGTACTGCGCGGCGCTCGCCGACGAGGGCTCGCGCGTACGGCTGTGCAAGGGCGCCTACAGCGCGCCCGAGTCGGTGGCCTTCACCGGGCGGGACGAGATCGACAGGTCCTATGTCCGCTGCATGAAGGTGCTGATGGGCGGGCGCGGGTACCCGATGCTCGCCACACACGACCCGCGCCTGATCGAGATCGGCGGCTCGCTGGCCGGCCTGCACGGCCGTGAGCCGGACAGCTTCGAGTACCAGATGCTGTACGGCATCCGCCCGAACGAGCAGCGGCGGCTGGCACGGCTGGGCGCCCAGGTGCGCGTCTACGTGCCGTACGGCGAGCAGTGGTACGGCTACCTCATGCGGCGGCTCGCCGAGCGCCCCGCCAACCTGGGCTTCTTCCTCAGGTCGCTGGCGACCAAGTCCTGA
- a CDS encoding ABC transporter permease, with product MSLTITLATMRRILAQLRHDRRTLGLLIGVPSLLMILLRYVLNQPGVFDRFGPILLGVFPFIVMFIVTSVGTLRERTSGTLERLMTTPLGKLDLLLGYALAFGVTALVQAAVVGTIALTWLGLNLQGPIWTLFLVTLLDAWLGMALGLFASAFARTEFQAVQFMPAFALPQLLLAGLFVPRGQMSTVLQWIADVMPLSYAVEAMQELTRHSELTGVLVRDVIVVAGCALLALVLGAATLRRRTG from the coding sequence ATGAGCCTCACGATCACGCTGGCGACGATGCGCCGCATCCTGGCGCAGCTCCGGCACGACCGCCGTACGCTCGGGCTCCTCATCGGGGTGCCCAGCCTGCTGATGATCCTGCTGAGGTACGTCCTGAACCAGCCCGGCGTCTTCGACCGCTTCGGGCCGATCCTGCTCGGCGTCTTCCCGTTCATCGTGATGTTCATCGTCACGAGCGTCGGGACGTTGCGCGAGCGGACCAGCGGCACGCTCGAACGCCTGATGACCACGCCGCTCGGCAAGCTCGACCTCCTGCTGGGGTACGCCCTGGCCTTCGGCGTCACCGCGCTGGTCCAGGCCGCGGTCGTCGGCACCATCGCCCTCACCTGGCTCGGCCTGAACCTGCAAGGGCCCATCTGGACGCTGTTCCTCGTCACGCTGCTCGACGCGTGGCTGGGCATGGCGCTGGGCCTGTTCGCGAGCGCGTTCGCGCGTACGGAGTTCCAGGCGGTCCAGTTCATGCCGGCGTTCGCGCTGCCGCAGCTGCTGCTCGCCGGGCTGTTCGTCCCGCGCGGGCAGATGTCGACCGTGCTGCAGTGGATCGCCGACGTGATGCCGCTGTCGTACGCGGTCGAGGCGATGCAGGAACTCACCCGCCACAGCGAGCTGACGGGCGTCCTCGTACGCGACGTGATCGTCGTCGCGGGCTGCGCGCTGCTGGCGCTGGTACTCGGTGCCGCGACCCTGCGGCGCCGGACCGGCTGA
- a CDS encoding ABC transporter ATP-binding protein: MMSYAIEADGLRVVRGGREVVHGLTFKVPRGSVVGLLGPSGCGKTTVMRAVVGVQIVAGGTVTVLGHPAGGRELRRRVGYATQNPAVYADLTVRENLRYFANVLGVPRGDPDRVIEEVGLVDARNQTASSLSGGQLHRASLAIALLGEPELLVLDEPTVGLDPVLRGELWELFHELADGGATLLISSHVMDEAARCERLLLMRDGLLLADDTPEALRATTGTQDLEDAFLRVIQGQETVA; the protein is encoded by the coding sequence ATGATGAGTTACGCCATCGAGGCCGATGGCCTCCGGGTCGTACGCGGAGGCCGCGAGGTCGTACACGGCCTGACCTTCAAGGTCCCCCGCGGTTCGGTCGTCGGGTTGCTCGGCCCGAGCGGCTGCGGCAAGACAACGGTGATGCGGGCCGTCGTCGGCGTACAGATCGTCGCGGGCGGCACCGTCACCGTGCTGGGTCACCCGGCGGGCGGCCGCGAGCTGCGCCGGCGTGTGGGGTACGCGACGCAGAACCCGGCCGTCTACGCCGACCTGACCGTCCGGGAGAACCTCCGATACTTCGCGAACGTGCTGGGTGTGCCGCGCGGCGACCCGGACCGCGTCATCGAGGAGGTCGGGCTCGTGGACGCGCGGAACCAGACGGCGTCCAGCCTGTCCGGCGGGCAGCTGCACCGGGCGAGCCTGGCCATCGCGCTGCTGGGCGAGCCGGAGCTGCTCGTGCTGGACGAGCCCACGGTCGGGCTCGACCCGGTGCTGCGCGGTGAGCTGTGGGAGCTGTTCCACGAGCTTGCCGACGGCGGCGCGACGCTCCTGATCTCCAGCCACGTGATGGACGAGGCCGCACGCTGCGAACGGCTGCTGCTGATGCGTGACGGCCTGCTGCTCGCGGACGACACTCCCGAAGCCCTGCGCGCCACCACCGGGACGCAGGACCTCGAAGACGCCTTCCTGCGCGTCATCCAGGGACAGGAGACGGTGGCATGA
- a CDS encoding TetR family transcriptional regulator, with the protein MTAPTRRPGRRPGQSSSRADILAAARVLFGDRGYDKASIRAIAGEAGVDPALVHHFFGTKDELFAAAMEFPIDPATILPLILTGPREEIGERLVRTFLRIWQDPRLSPQFVGIIRSATTSKTGATLLREFISSRLLARVAEALDVPRMNLNAAASQMVGVVMFRYVLELEPLASASEEELVALFAPTIQRYLGA; encoded by the coding sequence GTGACGGCGCCCACACGCCGTCCCGGACGCCGGCCCGGCCAGTCGTCGTCGCGCGCCGACATCCTCGCGGCGGCACGTGTCCTGTTCGGTGACCGCGGCTACGACAAGGCCTCCATCCGGGCGATCGCCGGCGAGGCGGGTGTGGACCCGGCCCTGGTGCACCACTTCTTCGGCACCAAGGACGAGCTGTTCGCCGCCGCGATGGAGTTCCCGATCGACCCCGCGACGATCCTGCCGCTCATCCTCACCGGGCCGCGCGAGGAGATCGGCGAGCGCCTCGTACGCACCTTCCTGCGGATCTGGCAGGACCCGCGGCTGAGTCCGCAGTTCGTCGGCATCATCCGGTCCGCCACCACCAGCAAGACGGGCGCCACCCTGCTGCGGGAGTTCATCTCCTCCAGGCTCCTGGCGCGGGTCGCCGAGGCCCTCGACGTGCCCCGGATGAACCTCAACGCGGCGGCGTCGCAGATGGTCGGCGTCGTGATGTTCCGCTACGTGCTCGAACTGGAGCCGCTGGCCTCCGCCTCGGAGGAGGAGCTCGTGGCTCTCTTCGCGCCGACGATCCAGCGCTACCTGGGCGCCTGA